DNA sequence from the Hyalangium ruber genome:
CTGGCGGTGTCACGGCGGTGCCCGCAGGAACTCCCGCGCTAGGAGCCACGGGCGTAGCGGTGGTCGCCCCCGGCGTCGCGTTGACGGGAGCCGGCGTGCCGATCAGCGCGGGCGCGGGCGCGGCGTTGAGGGGTGCGGGCGTCCCGAGCAGCGGTGGCGCGGGCGCGGCGGTGAGCGGCGCGGGCGAGCCCAGCAGCGCCGACGTGGGCGTCGTCGGATCCGAGCCCAGCGGCGGCACGGTGGCGATGAGGCCCGGGCTCATCTGCGGCGTACCCGCGAAAGCACTGAAGTTCGGCGGGGAGATCGGCACCACGGAGAAGGACCCCTGTGCCGACACGCGAGGGACGGACGTCCCCAGCGCCACGCCGGCCTCGGCGGGGCCTCCCGGTGGCGGAGCTCCCGGAGGGATGGGCGTCTGCTCGGCCTGCACCGAACCCGGAGCCGGAGTCCCCGGCATGAGGCCCGAGATGTTGGCGGCAGGCGTGGGCGCGCCGATGGTCGGGAAGGTGCCGCTGATCGTATCGGGCGTCACCGCCCCCGGCCCCACCGTCACCGAGCTGCCCACGGCACCGGCAATCGTCGTATTGGAAACACCCGGCGTACCGGTGGTCACCGTTCCCGCCAGAGGCTCCGTCGGCCTCAAGACCACCCCAGGCACGACGAGCGGGTCCGGCGAGGCAGGCCCGCTGAGCAGCCCCGGGCTCACCGGGGTGACCGGCCCACCCGGCAACCCCGTCACGGCCGGCGCCGAGGCATCGAAGCCACTGCCGCCCACCGCGTCTCCAGGACGTGCGGGAGGCGACAACGGAGTGCCCCCCGTGATGGCGCCCCCCACTGACGCCGTGCGGCGAGCATCCACCGCCTCCAGCTGCTCGCTGGGCACCGAGGCCACGGCCTTCACGGGCTGATCGGCGAGGGAGATCTCCACATCGTCGAAGGAGAACTGGATGAACCCCCGAGGCTCGACGCTCAGCGGCAGGTTCCACACGAGCACCTGCAACTCCGTGTCGCCCGCGCGAGCCTGAGGAAGCGGCAGGTGGGTGTCATCGTCGGCCTGGGCCCCATGGGACAGCGCGGAAACGTGGATGACCGCCGAGTCCGTGATCACCTGCCCATTGAGCAGCACGCGCCCCA
Encoded proteins:
- a CDS encoding elastin, with the protein product MAGSLVSVVVAGLLAAPAAGDFAFEGREASARTRSSVGFFAQGTVPYPNQYERGVGSATLTAEDRLVAPGATYGDKARLDARFRLGASEYQVELTQAGFPPTEASGTAPASQLPRPGHSVEGGVILDRELNGFSGLGWPAATQVHAAVAVWGVGRVLLNGQVITDSAVIHVSALSHGAQADDDTHLPLPQARAGDTELQVLVWNLPLSVEPRGFIQFSFDDVEISLADQPVKAVASVPSEQLEAVDARRTASVGGAITGGTPLSPPARPGDAVGGSGFDASAPAVTGLPGGPVTPVSPGLLSGPASPDPLVVPGVVLRPTEPLAGTVTTGTPGVSNTTIAGAVGSSVTVGPGAVTPDTISGTFPTIGAPTPAANISGLMPGTPAPGSVQAEQTPIPPGAPPPGGPAEAGVALGTSVPRVSAQGSFSVVPISPPNFSAFAGTPQMSPGLIATVPPLGSDPTTPTSALLGSPAPLTAAPAPPLLGTPAPLNAAPAPALIGTPAPVNATPGATTATPVAPSAGVPAGTAVTPPGSAGVPPSI